In Alkalibaculum bacchi, a single genomic region encodes these proteins:
- the pcrA gene encoding DNA helicase PcrA, giving the protein MNLLEGLNQMQQKAVLHTEGPLLILAGAGSGKTRTIIHRIAHIIQSGKGRADQILALTFTNKAAQEMKERMVKMEVSHVDRIWMSTFHSLCAKLLRFHAHLLGYERSFVIYDSADQKNVIKDCYKELNIDEKSFTIGSVTSAISQAKEKGTSPEKFLRENEGDFKGEKIAQIYKLYQNKLISNNAMDFDDLLVNVVNLFRQNAEVLQYYQDKFKYIVVDEYQDTNPIQYHIVKMLADNHQNICVCGDDDQSIYGFRGADIRNILEFEKDFDYAEIIRLEQNYRSSSTIIDAANSVIQNNPKRKAKEMWTDNPEGERIEIKQLFGEREEADYIASEISKLVRETDCNYGSIAILYRTNAQSRVFEESFMGRGIPYQIIGGLKFYSRMEIKDILSYLTLIENHKDDVSFKRVINMPKRGLGNATIEKLQEFADFKGMSLFEVVLNIEEMVGLSKAVMNKLIIFSDMMKGFIEIKNSLSLSQLIDNIMHTTGYMDMLKEGKVENGQSRIENLQELISSAVEFESNSDDVSLTAFLENVSLVADIDDYSEGQGQVKLMTLHNAKGLEFPVVFMPGLEDGIFPHSRSLNDDNELHEERRLCYVGITRAREKLYMTYTNYRKLYGRTSYNPRSRFLDEIPADFISGDVEKQSTFTETETSQKGIINKNSIYQQLNRMQHTYPHQSEKKSSKGDIKEGTKVNHAKWGMGTVINISGHGDNAIASIAFPGMGIKKVALSMAPIVIVE; this is encoded by the coding sequence ATGAATCTTTTAGAGGGATTAAATCAAATGCAGCAAAAGGCTGTGCTTCATACAGAAGGACCACTGCTTATATTAGCAGGAGCAGGTTCAGGAAAGACTAGAACGATTATTCACCGTATAGCACATATTATTCAAAGCGGAAAAGGTCGAGCAGATCAGATATTAGCTTTGACTTTTACAAATAAGGCAGCGCAAGAGATGAAAGAACGTATGGTAAAAATGGAGGTATCTCATGTAGACCGAATTTGGATGAGCACCTTTCACTCGTTATGTGCAAAGCTCTTGCGTTTTCACGCTCACCTTTTAGGATATGAGAGAAGTTTTGTTATTTACGATTCAGCAGATCAAAAAAACGTTATTAAAGACTGTTATAAGGAGCTAAATATCGATGAAAAATCATTCACCATTGGTTCCGTAACTAGTGCAATCTCCCAAGCCAAAGAAAAGGGGACTTCACCTGAAAAATTCTTGCGTGAAAATGAAGGGGATTTTAAAGGAGAAAAGATTGCTCAAATTTATAAACTCTATCAAAATAAGCTTATCAGCAATAATGCTATGGACTTTGATGATTTGCTTGTAAATGTTGTGAATCTTTTTAGACAAAATGCAGAGGTACTTCAGTATTATCAAGATAAATTTAAGTATATTGTAGTGGACGAGTATCAAGATACAAATCCTATTCAGTACCACATTGTAAAGATGTTAGCCGATAACCATCAAAATATTTGCGTGTGTGGAGATGATGATCAAAGCATCTACGGGTTTAGAGGGGCAGATATAAGAAATATTTTAGAATTTGAAAAAGATTTTGACTATGCAGAAATTATACGCTTAGAACAAAACTACCGTTCTAGTTCTACTATTATTGATGCTGCTAATAGCGTCATTCAAAACAATCCAAAGAGAAAAGCAAAAGAAATGTGGACGGACAATCCAGAAGGTGAACGGATAGAAATTAAACAATTATTTGGTGAAAGGGAAGAGGCGGATTATATTGCTTCAGAAATTTCTAAACTTGTTAGAGAGACAGATTGCAACTACGGTTCTATAGCCATACTGTATCGTACTAATGCGCAGTCTAGGGTATTTGAAGAATCCTTTATGGGAAGAGGTATTCCTTATCAAATTATTGGCGGTTTAAAATTCTATTCTCGTATGGAAATCAAAGATATCCTCTCATATTTGACTTTAATAGAAAATCACAAGGACGATGTAAGTTTTAAACGGGTAATCAATATGCCAAAAAGAGGTCTCGGAAATGCTACAATAGAAAAACTTCAAGAATTTGCAGATTTTAAGGGCATGAGTTTATTTGAGGTAGTATTAAACATCGAAGAAATGGTTGGATTATCAAAGGCTGTTATGAATAAGCTCATAATATTTTCAGACATGATGAAAGGGTTTATAGAAATAAAGAATAGCTTATCTCTTAGCCAATTAATTGATAATATTATGCATACTACAGGGTATATGGATATGCTCAAAGAGGGCAAAGTAGAGAATGGTCAAAGCAGAATTGAAAACTTACAAGAATTAATCTCTAGTGCGGTAGAATTTGAGAGTAACAGCGATGATGTATCATTAACAGCTTTTCTAGAAAATGTATCTTTAGTTGCAGATATAGATGATTACTCTGAAGGTCAAGGTCAAGTTAAGCTTATGACCCTTCACAATGCTAAAGGCTTAGAATTTCCAGTAGTTTTCATGCCTGGCTTAGAAGATGGTATATTTCCACATTCTAGGTCATTAAATGACGACAATGAACTTCATGAAGAAAGAAGACTTTGTTATGTAGGTATAACTAGGGCAAGAGAAAAGCTTTATATGACCTATACCAATTACAGAAAACTATACGGAAGAACGAGCTACAATCCTAGATCAAGATTTTTAGATGAAATCCCTGCTGATTTCATCTCTGGAGATGTAGAAAAGCAATCTACCTTTACGGAAACGGAAACATCTCAAAAAGGAATTATCAATAAAAATAGCATTTATCAACAATTAAACCGAATGCAACATACTTATCCCCATCAATCAGAAAAAAAATCCAGCAAAGGAGATATAAAAGAAGGGACAAAAGTCAATCATGCTAAATGGGGAATGGGTACGGTCATCAATATCTCAGGACATGGGGATAATGCCATCGCCTCTATAGCCTTCCCAGGAATGGGGATTAAAAAAGTAGCTTTAAGTATGGCGCCGATTGTCATTGTTGAATAG
- a CDS encoding DUF3887 domain-containing protein: MKRIAILFLLLFLLPACSNGIDKEKVQEYADPMIENILQGMNEDNYEKFSKDFGPIMLDALNAENYDGIIKKQIKEIIGNYESKELAKVDKVSQGDEDYIVVIYKATFSKETSDVAVTVYFTEGEDPKIETLLFNSPKLVENAS; the protein is encoded by the coding sequence TTGAAAAGAATAGCAATCCTTTTTTTGCTCTTATTCTTATTACCAGCCTGTAGCAACGGGATAGATAAAGAAAAAGTCCAAGAATATGCAGATCCTATGATAGAAAATATACTACAAGGAATGAATGAAGACAATTATGAAAAATTTAGCAAGGACTTTGGTCCTATAATGCTTGATGCCTTAAATGCAGAAAATTACGACGGAATCATTAAGAAACAAATAAAAGAGATTATTGGTAATTACGAAAGCAAAGAACTAGCAAAAGTAGATAAAGTGTCACAAGGTGACGAAGACTACATTGTGGTAATTTATAAAGCTACATTTTCAAAAGAAACATCAGATGTTGCCGTCACGGTCTACTTTACAGAAGGAGAAGATCCTAAAATAGAAACTCTCCTATTTAACTCGCCAAAATTAGTGGAAAATGCTAGTTAA
- a CDS encoding DUF2284 domain-containing protein — translation MVDYDKIKELALESGFTHIGDLDADLIELRTEVRDMCAENKCKSYGKNWSCPPGCGTLSECEDKIRKFKKGLILQTTGELEDSFDFEAMTEINEAHGKAIADFAKKIGGIYPEAMVLGAGACTICKECTYPDEPCRFPDKMIASMEAYGIVVSDICSANNIPYYYGPNTLTYVGCVLID, via the coding sequence ATGGTTGATTACGACAAAATTAAAGAGCTTGCTTTAGAGAGTGGATTTACGCATATTGGAGATCTGGATGCAGACCTTATTGAACTGCGAACAGAAGTGCGAGATATGTGTGCCGAGAATAAATGTAAGTCTTACGGAAAGAACTGGTCATGCCCACCAGGGTGTGGAACTCTATCAGAGTGCGAAGATAAGATTCGCAAGTTTAAAAAAGGATTGATTCTGCAAACTACTGGTGAACTTGAAGATTCTTTTGATTTTGAAGCTATGACAGAGATTAATGAAGCTCATGGCAAAGCAATTGCTGATTTTGCAAAAAAAATAGGAGGAATTTATCCTGAGGCTATGGTCTTAGGAGCTGGCGCCTGTACTATATGTAAAGAATGTACATATCCGGATGAGCCCTGCCGTTTTCCAGATAAAATGATTGCTTCTATGGAAGCTTATGGAATAGTAGTAAGCGATATTTGCTCTGCGAATAATATACCTTACTACTACGGCCCTAATACCCTGACTTATGTAGGTTGTGTATTAATTGATTAG
- a CDS encoding ATP-binding protein — MNIEEAKEQIKNSVRIYLKKDEYDDYKIPLVRQRPIFLLGPPGIGKTAIMEQIAQELGVALVSYSMTHHTRQSALGLPFIEKKFYGNQEYSVSEYTMSEIIATVYETMEESKVKEGILFLDEINCVSETLAPAMLQFLQYKIFGRHKVPEGWVIVTAGNPPQYNKSVREFDIVTMDRLKILEVTEEYEIWKKYASKKGIHGSILTYLDIKKDDFYLVETAIGEKSYVTARGWEDLSEAIALYEEENLTVNEVLVSQYIRNKKIAKNYAIYYDLYQKYKKDYKIGEILEGYADENIKKRAKEAKFDERLSLINLLLEAMQRDIRKNLFTESYLMDLVKVLKQIKVDLNESKNPPIDVLDEHIDELTLCLEKEKKANSLSYEKKRNYQLIIKILEENRTQMKNENITQHLEVYEYIKKNFDESVKNMREETRKVQKKMHHMFAFVEQVYGEGQEIFILVTELTADYYSAKFISNKGSEDYYKHNKKLMFLDRQKEILDKLAES, encoded by the coding sequence ATGAATATTGAAGAAGCAAAAGAGCAAATAAAAAATTCTGTAAGAATTTATCTTAAAAAAGACGAGTATGACGATTATAAAATCCCACTTGTCAGACAGCGCCCTATCTTTTTACTTGGACCTCCAGGAATTGGAAAGACGGCTATTATGGAGCAAATCGCACAGGAACTGGGAGTAGCTCTAGTATCTTATTCCATGACTCATCATACAAGACAAAGTGCTTTAGGTTTGCCCTTTATTGAAAAGAAATTCTATGGAAATCAAGAATATTCCGTGTCAGAATATACTATGAGTGAAATCATTGCCACTGTTTATGAAACTATGGAAGAGAGCAAGGTAAAAGAGGGGATTTTATTTTTAGATGAAATTAATTGTGTATCTGAAACATTAGCTCCAGCTATGTTACAATTTCTTCAATATAAGATTTTTGGACGCCACAAAGTTCCTGAAGGATGGGTGATAGTGACTGCAGGCAATCCACCTCAGTATAATAAATCTGTTCGGGAGTTTGATATTGTGACTATGGATCGTTTGAAAATCCTTGAAGTGACAGAAGAATATGAGATTTGGAAAAAATACGCATCTAAAAAGGGCATACATGGTTCTATACTAACCTATTTAGATATTAAAAAAGATGATTTTTATCTGGTAGAGACAGCCATAGGAGAAAAGTCTTATGTAACAGCAAGAGGTTGGGAAGATCTATCAGAAGCCATTGCTTTGTATGAAGAGGAGAATCTTACAGTAAATGAAGTATTAGTGAGCCAATATATTAGAAATAAGAAAATAGCAAAAAACTATGCTATTTACTATGACTTATATCAAAAGTATAAAAAAGACTATAAAATAGGGGAAATCCTTGAGGGGTATGCAGACGAGAATATTAAAAAGCGTGCAAAGGAAGCAAAATTTGATGAGAGATTATCCCTAATAAACCTATTATTAGAAGCTATGCAAAGAGACATCCGAAAGAATCTTTTTACAGAGAGCTATTTGATGGATTTGGTCAAAGTTTTAAAACAAATAAAGGTGGATTTAAATGAAAGTAAAAATCCCCCCATAGACGTATTAGACGAACATATTGACGAGCTTACTTTATGTCTAGAAAAGGAGAAAAAGGCTAATAGTCTATCTTATGAAAAAAAACGAAACTACCAACTGATTATTAAAATATTAGAAGAAAATAGAACTCAGATGAAAAATGAAAATATCACCCAGCATTTAGAGGTTTATGAATATATTAAGAAGAATTTTGATGAATCTGTAAAAAATATGAGAGAAGAAACCCGTAAGGTTCAAAAGAAGATGCATCATATGTTTGCCTTCGTAGAGCAGGTATATGGGGAAGGACAAGAAATTTTCATATTAGTAACAGAATTGACAGCTGATTATTACAGCGCAAAATTTATTAGCAATAAAGGATCTGAAGATTACTACAAACACAATAAGAAGTTGATGTTTTTAGATAGGCAAAAGGAAATTCTTGATAAACTAGCGGAAAGCTGA
- a CDS encoding VWA-like domain-containing protein yields the protein MNQEEQIKKSRDLAKEILLLTRDYLLVSLGFLHIALYQFQSFQLTDNNTIGSNGEMLFYDYKYVLKTYKKEKEALARTYLHMVFHWIFYHPFKIGIEDANLWNLATDIAVENTILELNIKAVETQKDIEQKDVIDILKEKTEITAEKLYKYFWRNPLAENQLKEYDALFKRDDHSIWGFNPKRKQFDNQIDEEFVYKKFEEQKEEYQEEIKEEWEKISERVKVELETFSKDRGEEATALIQNIKEVHRDHYDYGEFLRQFSVLSEEIQVNNDEFDFGFYTYGMQLYGNLPLIEPLEHKEVYKIKDFVIALDTSGSCSGEVVQGFLNKTYSIMKSTENFFRKVNIHIIQCDAKIQQDTKITSDEEFENFMDNLQLFGFGGTDFRPVFYYVEQLIEQGEFDNLKGLIYFTDGYGIFPEWRPKYDVAFVFLDENYNEKKIPSWAIKLVLQEDELKI from the coding sequence ATGAATCAAGAAGAACAAATAAAAAAATCAAGAGATTTAGCCAAGGAGATTCTTTTATTAACCCGAGATTATCTTTTGGTATCTTTAGGTTTTCTCCATATAGCATTGTATCAGTTTCAATCCTTTCAGCTTACAGATAATAATACTATAGGGTCAAATGGAGAGATGCTTTTCTACGACTATAAGTACGTCTTAAAAACCTATAAGAAAGAAAAGGAAGCGTTAGCTAGAACATATTTGCATATGGTTTTTCACTGGATCTTTTATCATCCATTTAAGATAGGTATAGAAGATGCTAATTTGTGGAATCTAGCTACAGATATAGCCGTTGAAAATACCATATTAGAATTAAATATAAAGGCCGTTGAGACTCAGAAGGATATAGAACAAAAAGATGTAATTGACATATTGAAGGAAAAGACAGAAATTACAGCTGAGAAATTGTATAAGTACTTTTGGCGTAATCCTCTGGCTGAGAATCAATTAAAGGAATATGATGCATTGTTTAAAAGAGATGATCACTCTATCTGGGGATTCAATCCAAAGAGGAAACAGTTTGACAATCAAATAGATGAAGAATTTGTTTATAAAAAATTTGAAGAACAAAAGGAAGAATACCAAGAGGAGATTAAAGAAGAGTGGGAGAAAATTAGTGAGAGAGTCAAGGTCGAACTAGAGACTTTTTCTAAAGACCGTGGAGAAGAGGCCACAGCTTTGATTCAAAACATAAAAGAAGTTCATCGAGATCACTACGATTACGGAGAATTTTTAAGACAATTTTCTGTTCTATCAGAAGAGATCCAAGTCAATAATGATGAGTTTGATTTTGGATTTTATACTTACGGAATGCAATTATACGGAAACCTTCCCCTAATTGAGCCACTAGAGCACAAAGAAGTCTATAAGATTAAAGATTTTGTTATAGCACTAGATACTTCTGGCTCTTGCTCGGGAGAAGTTGTGCAAGGATTTTTGAATAAAACATACTCCATTATGAAGAGCACAGAAAACTTTTTTAGAAAAGTAAATATTCATATTATTCAGTGCGATGCAAAGATTCAGCAGGACACAAAGATTACTTCAGATGAAGAGTTTGAAAATTTTATGGACAATCTCCAATTATTTGGATTTGGCGGAACAGACTTTAGACCTGTTTTTTATTATGTAGAACAACTAATAGAACAAGGAGAGTTTGATAATCTAAAAGGGCTGATTTACTTTACAGATGGATATGGGATATTTCCAGAGTGGAGACCCAAATACGATGTGGCTTTTGTCTTTTTAGATGAAAATTACAATGAAAAAAAAATACCATCTTGGGCCATAAAATTAGTTTTACAAGAAGATGAATTAAAAATTTAG
- a CDS encoding amidase domain-containing protein: MMRSYKYIVRVLLILITIGCITATLGMYSRLFEDKEVEKIAGQLLNDINIAYLNNDEELLKQAYDQDVLHGKWAYEYAIKKQDYLNKWAEKQEIEYIDIKSYHKFPQITGSDSTYNLTVKSIDEYIYKYKGEDKENSYKIAVYHYMRIEMKEDRWIITKDWSSDPMADSVSLKDEKKEEITKYISKYAPEKYKLKGRRKKAIKYADKYCSAHEDSSYNKDYRNYNPVGGDCANFASQILHEGGFKKNSLWNYHKGGSLAWIKAQNLTNYFLNSGRGSRIAVGNYENVYQSAYKLQPGDIVAYEEKGKICHVSIVSGYDSKGYPLVNCHNVDRYRVPWDIGWNRSGITFWFIRVHY, encoded by the coding sequence ATGATGCGTAGCTACAAATACATAGTGCGAGTTCTACTTATACTTATTACAATTGGCTGTATTACAGCTACCCTAGGTATGTATTCTAGATTGTTTGAAGATAAAGAAGTAGAAAAAATAGCAGGTCAACTTCTTAATGATATCAATATAGCATATTTAAATAATGATGAAGAGCTCCTTAAACAGGCTTATGATCAGGATGTTCTTCACGGAAAATGGGCATATGAATACGCGATAAAAAAGCAAGATTATCTTAATAAATGGGCAGAAAAACAAGAAATAGAATATATAGATATAAAGAGTTATCATAAGTTTCCCCAAATAACAGGCTCTGATTCTACCTATAATTTAACTGTAAAATCTATAGATGAATATATTTATAAGTACAAAGGTGAGGACAAAGAAAACAGTTATAAGATTGCAGTATATCACTATATGAGAATTGAAATGAAAGAAGATCGCTGGATTATTACAAAGGATTGGTCATCTGATCCAATGGCAGATAGCGTTTCCTTAAAAGATGAAAAAAAAGAAGAGATAACGAAGTATATTAGTAAGTATGCTCCTGAAAAATATAAATTAAAAGGTCGCAGAAAAAAGGCCATTAAATATGCAGACAAATATTGTAGTGCTCATGAAGATAGTAGTTACAATAAAGATTACCGAAATTACAATCCTGTTGGTGGAGATTGCGCTAATTTTGCTTCTCAAATCCTTCACGAAGGAGGATTTAAGAAAAATAGCCTATGGAATTACCATAAAGGGGGAAGCCTAGCTTGGATAAAGGCTCAAAATCTTACGAATTACTTTTTAAATAGCGGGAGAGGCTCAAGAATAGCTGTAGGGAATTATGAGAATGTATACCAATCTGCCTACAAATTGCAACCAGGAGATATTGTGGCTTACGAAGAAAAGGGGAAGATTTGTCACGTGTCTATTGTATCTGGTTATGACTCAAAAGGATATCCTCTCGTAAACTGTCATAATGTAGACCGTTATAGAGTACCTTGGGATATAGGGTGGAATCGATCTGGAATTACTTTTTGGTTCATTCGAGTGCATTATTAA
- a CDS encoding leucine-rich repeat domain-containing protein has protein sequence MKFYYKEEKDAIVITGVEGITDNIVKIPSVINGKSVKEIGPECFQNIKGIKSIEIPNTVVKIGKWAFGNCSDLQEMSIPDTVEVIGRNAFSYCTSLRCVHLPEELKEIGKSIFSGCSKLKDIVIPKSVTQIGWYAFVDCKSLDSIHIPDKIVEIGGAAFKGCTNLKTIHIPSKVKLIDWHAFEACKSLESIEVEDENENYSSIDGVLYDKSQQTLIYYPINKGESFEIPKKVKRIQENGFWGSINLKEIIIPESMQCIGDHAFNGSALVSIEMSDKVKIGQWAFSGCKDLEKVTITGDGKNGLNGLEPLRKGILNNKLQYFSGSSFAFDFLLSVDQKGQLALMYCKGQVKYNTISQKTYENYISSHIDDIILELIHEDSLEGLHYLARTNKIDPHKIDVFIEEANTSRSIKVLAFLMEYKNENVYNQDIDDPLSLD, from the coding sequence TTGAAATTTTATTATAAAGAAGAAAAAGATGCTATTGTAATCACGGGTGTAGAAGGTATTACAGATAATATTGTAAAGATTCCGTCTGTAATTAATGGTAAGTCCGTGAAAGAAATTGGCCCAGAGTGCTTTCAAAACATCAAAGGAATAAAATCTATAGAAATACCTAATACCGTTGTTAAAATAGGGAAGTGGGCTTTTGGTAACTGTAGTGACTTACAGGAAATGAGTATACCTGATACAGTAGAGGTAATCGGTCGTAATGCATTTTCTTACTGTACTTCTCTTAGGTGTGTTCATTTACCAGAAGAGCTAAAAGAAATAGGCAAATCCATCTTTAGCGGTTGTAGTAAACTTAAAGATATTGTTATTCCAAAATCCGTTACCCAAATAGGGTGGTATGCCTTCGTAGATTGCAAGAGTCTAGACAGTATCCATATCCCTGATAAAATTGTAGAGATAGGAGGAGCTGCATTTAAAGGATGCACTAATTTAAAAACGATTCATATTCCTTCTAAAGTAAAATTAATCGACTGGCATGCTTTTGAAGCTTGTAAGAGTTTAGAATCTATAGAGGTAGAAGATGAGAATGAGAATTATTCAAGTATTGACGGAGTTCTTTATGATAAGAGCCAACAGACTTTAATATACTATCCTATTAATAAAGGGGAATCTTTTGAGATACCAAAGAAAGTAAAAAGGATTCAGGAAAACGGCTTTTGGGGTAGTATAAATCTAAAAGAAATAATTATTCCTGAGTCGATGCAATGTATAGGGGATCACGCTTTTAATGGTTCTGCTCTTGTAAGCATAGAAATGTCAGACAAGGTGAAAATTGGCCAATGGGCTTTTAGCGGTTGTAAGGATCTGGAAAAAGTGACCATAACAGGAGATGGAAAAAATGGTTTAAACGGATTAGAACCTCTGAGAAAAGGCATATTAAACAATAAATTGCAGTATTTTTCTGGTAGTAGCTTTGCCTTTGACTTTCTTCTAAGTGTTGATCAAAAAGGACAATTAGCTCTCATGTATTGCAAGGGTCAAGTCAAATACAATACGATATCACAAAAAACCTACGAAAATTACATTTCATCTCACATTGACGATATCATTTTAGAATTAATACATGAGGATTCACTAGAAGGCCTCCATTATTTAGCTCGTACAAATAAAATAGATCCTCACAAAATTGATGTATTCATTGAAGAGGCAAATACGTCTAGGTCTATTAAAGTTCTGGCTTTCCTAATGGAGTACAAGAATGAGAATGTCTACAATCAAGATATTGATGATCCATTGTCTTTAGACTAA
- a CDS encoding YhfC family intramembrane metalloprotease: MGGLSLFFIALTALISIGFPIVMIIYFKRNYNASLLYLVVGALVFTIFQLLIRIPLLNWLGGQFWFYTYIVQNEKLYIVILALTAGIFEEIGRYVAFKFLLVDKREWENGVIFGIGHGGVESIILVGVNYLAFILISLHLNFGLFENIVGLLPNIDTVTPLLQETAPTLYLLAGMERLFTIIIHIGLSLLVLGSVRVGKVTGLIVAIGLHTLLNVSILLISSNIWIVEGIIGIGAILSIIYIHRKKSLWKFVI; this comes from the coding sequence ATGGGCGGTTTATCTTTATTTTTTATTGCCCTTACAGCGTTAATTTCTATAGGTTTTCCAATTGTCATGATTATCTATTTTAAGAGAAATTACAACGCTTCTTTATTATATCTTGTTGTTGGTGCTTTGGTATTCACCATCTTTCAATTGCTCATACGGATCCCGTTGTTAAATTGGCTTGGAGGTCAATTTTGGTTTTATACTTATATCGTTCAAAATGAAAAACTGTATATTGTGATTTTAGCTTTGACTGCAGGTATTTTTGAAGAGATTGGACGATATGTTGCCTTTAAATTTTTGCTAGTAGATAAACGTGAATGGGAGAATGGGGTGATTTTTGGCATTGGCCATGGAGGAGTAGAGTCTATTATCTTAGTAGGCGTTAACTATTTAGCTTTTATTCTTATATCCTTACATTTGAACTTTGGTTTATTTGAAAATATAGTAGGTCTCTTGCCTAATATTGATACAGTAACTCCGTTATTACAGGAAACTGCCCCTACACTTTATTTGCTAGCTGGTATGGAACGGCTATTTACTATAATTATTCACATAGGTCTTTCTTTGCTTGTTTTAGGATCTGTTCGCGTTGGGAAAGTAACAGGCCTTATTGTAGCCATAGGGCTTCATACTTTACTTAATGTATCTATCTTGCTCATATCCTCTAATATATGGATTGTGGAGGGCATAATAGGTATAGGAGCTATCCTTAGCATAATATATATACACCGTAAAAAAAGTCTGTGGAAATTTGTAATATAG
- a CDS encoding iron-containing alcohol dehydrogenase, with protein MRLHGIEYVSYPGSLEYIKELKYKKYFIVTGKSSMFKNGTIPRLEKILEEDNCQYSVFSGIGANPTASEVVAGVNEMKVFKPDAVIGLGGGSAIDASKVMALLYEHPELNFEIIRKSLDINISRNIGLIAIPSTSGTGSEMTKTSVISFGEDNIKIGLKTYNFIPDYAILDGEITLSMPKEVVAQTGMDAMTHAVECYTNKKLEDFSEVLCRGAVEGLFEYLPLSYEKGDITSRQKVHNYQSMAAMAFHNIGLGMDHGISHSIGGMFHYGHGLINAVGLPYVLSYNSRDPLVKERLDKLAKAIGQGNFIESIKNLNDRLNIPKSFKEMGISEEAFLSHYDVVLDNAMLGSTRANPVKMTREEMDKVLKSIYYGKILF; from the coding sequence ATGAGATTACATGGAATTGAATATGTATCCTATCCTGGATCCTTAGAATATATTAAGGAGTTAAAGTATAAAAAATACTTCATTGTCACAGGAAAGTCATCTATGTTTAAAAATGGAACGATCCCTCGGTTAGAGAAGATATTAGAGGAAGATAATTGCCAGTATAGTGTATTTTCGGGCATAGGTGCAAACCCTACAGCTAGTGAAGTTGTAGCAGGAGTCAATGAAATGAAAGTTTTTAAGCCTGATGCTGTAATTGGTTTAGGAGGAGGTTCCGCTATTGATGCAAGCAAGGTTATGGCACTTCTATACGAACATCCTGAACTCAATTTCGAAATCATCAGAAAATCCCTCGATATCAATATTTCCAGAAATATAGGGCTTATTGCCATTCCATCTACCTCGGGTACAGGTTCTGAGATGACAAAAACCTCAGTCATCAGTTTTGGAGAAGACAATATTAAAATTGGATTAAAGACATATAATTTTATTCCAGATTACGCCATACTAGACGGAGAGATTACCTTATCTATGCCTAAAGAGGTGGTCGCTCAAACGGGAATGGATGCAATGACTCATGCTGTAGAATGCTATACCAATAAAAAATTAGAGGATTTTAGTGAAGTGCTCTGTAGGGGCGCTGTAGAAGGGCTCTTTGAGTACTTGCCATTATCCTATGAAAAAGGGGATATTACAAGTAGGCAAAAGGTGCATAATTATCAGTCTATGGCGGCTATGGCTTTTCACAATATAGGTCTTGGGATGGATCACGGTATCTCCCATAGCATTGGGGGCATGTTTCATTATGGGCATGGCTTAATCAATGCAGTAGGTCTACCATATGTTTTAAGCTATAATTCAAGAGATCCTTTAGTAAAGGAAAGATTAGATAAGCTTGCAAAGGCTATTGGACAAGGTAACTTTATAGAAAGCATCAAAAACCTAAACGACAGATTAAATATTCCAAAGAGTTTTAAAGAAATGGGAATTTCAGAAGAAGCGTTTTTATCTCATTATGATGTAGTATTAGATAATGCCATGTTAGGCTCTACTAGAGCGAATCCAGTAAAAATGACTAGAGAAGAGATGGATAAAGTATTAAAATCCATCTATTATGGTAAGATTCTTTTTTAG